One stretch of Mangifera indica cultivar Alphonso chromosome 9, CATAS_Mindica_2.1, whole genome shotgun sequence DNA includes these proteins:
- the LOC123225160 gene encoding LOW QUALITY PROTEIN: DNA repair protein recA homolog 2, mitochondrial (The sequence of the model RefSeq protein was modified relative to this genomic sequence to represent the inferred CDS: inserted 2 bases in 2 codons) translates to MLQFVQSLRLNSLSRIRLFSQTRRSDVIAYVGRNTHSLSSVVQVSEFEHDEPLDDLKTTEKDNALHQALSNLAGEFGKESMLSLKRFFSSRCAPVISTGSLKLDLALGIGGLPKGRIVEIYGREASGKTTLALHVVKEAQKLGGYCAYLDAENAIDPSLLEAXGVDTENLLISHPDSAXKLLCVVDTLTKSGSVDVIVVDSVAALVPQCEIDVPVGGMYHDVQSRILSQALRKIHYSLCQSHSIIIFLNQVRSSVKPGPVFGRFDEVTCGGNSLKFYAALRLRMMRTGLLKTGDKITGLGVSVQVVKNKLAPAMKKSDLVIEFGKGFRLEPEVFELAREHGVIVKEGNNYMIEGEVFSDRHSAEQHLIENEEVLDNVITNLRKHLFKRK, encoded by the exons ATGTTACAGTTCGTGCAGTCCCTTCGACTCAATTCCTTATCAAGAATTCGCTTATTTTCTCAG ACTAGAAGAAGCGATGTTATTGCTTATGTTGGAAGGAATACCCACTCTCTTTCTTCTGTAG TTCAAGTTTCAGAGTTTGAACATGATGAACCTCTGGATGATCTCAAAACAACTGAGAAAGATAATGCACTCCACCAAGCACTCTCAAATCTTGCTGGTGAATTTGGTAAAGAATCTATGTTGTCTTTGAAGCGGTTTTTCAGCTCACGATGTGCTCCAGTAATATCTACAGGCTCATTAAAGCTTGATTTAGCACTCGGAATTGGAGGATTACCAAAG GGAAGAATTGTAGAAATATATGGGCGAGAAGCATCTGGCAAGACAACACTTGCACTTCATGtagtcaaagaagctcaaaagCTTGGAG GATATTGTGCATATCTTGATGCAGAGAATGCAATAGACCCCTCTCTTTTGGAAG ATGGTGTAGATACAGAAAATCTTCTGATTTCGCATCCTGATTCTG GAAAATTGCTTTGTGTGGTTGATACACTGACCAAAAGTGGATCTGTAGATGTAATTGTGGTTGATAGC GTTGCAGCCCTTGTCCCTCAATGTGAAATTGATGTCCCTGTAGGTGGCATGTATCATGATGTACAATCAAGAATACTGTCACAAGCACTCCGAAAGATTCATTATTCGTTATGCCAATCTCATtccattatcatttttcttaatcAG GTTAGGTCAAGTGTAAAACCAGGTCCAGTTTTTGGACGTTTTGATGAGGTCACTTGTGGTGGAAATTCATTGAAATTTTATGCGGCTTTACGTTTAAGAATGATGAGAACAGGATTGCTTAAGACTGGAGATAAG aTAACTGGTCTTGGAGTTAGTGTGCAAgtggttaaaaataaattggctCCAGCAATGAAGAAATCTGACCTGGTGATAGAGTTTGGGAAAGGCTTCCGGTTGGAACCTGAGGTTTTTGAATTGGCTCGTGAACATGGAGTCATTGTAAAAGAAGGAAACAACTACATGATAGAGGGGGAGGTTTTCAGTGATAGACATTCAGCTGAACAGCATTTGATAGAAAATGAAGAGGTTCTTGATAACGTAATAACAAATTTAAGGAAACATTTGTTTAAAAGGAAATGA